Genomic DNA from Nonomuraea rubra:
GACCGCTCGCGCGCGGCGTGGTGCTGTCGGGCCGGCAGGCGTGCTCGGCGGCGCGCTGTGCGGCTGGCGCGCCGTGCGGCTGGCGCGCGGAAGCCGCCGGCGGCCGCGTCGCCGCCCCGGAGCGCGAAGGGCCCGCTCAGCGCCCCCCGGCCGTCGTATGGACGATGAGAACGTCGCACGACGCCCGGTGCGTCACCCCCGACGGCACCGACCCCAGCAGCCGCCCCGCCAGGCTGTTGAGCCCCCGGTTGCCCACCACGAGCAGATCGGCCCCGTGCCGCGAAGCCAGCGACACCAGCACGTCCACCGCCTCCCCCTGCTCGGCCGCCAGCAGCACCTCCGGCGCCCCCGCCGCCACGGCGTGCTCGCGGGCCGCCCGCAGCGCGTCGTCGGCCGGGGTGGAGCCGCTCACCTTGTACGCCAGCTCCCCGAGCCGGTCGGCGGCCGCGGCCCGCGTGCTCTCCCGCATGGGCAGGTACGCGCACGCCAGCACGAGCGTGGCGCCGGTGGCCGCGGCCAGGGAGGCGGCGGCCGTGACGGCGCGGAAGGAGGAGGCGGAGCCGTCGGTGCCGACGAGGACGGTGCGGTAGGCCATACGAGCCCCCAATTGGACGCCACGTACAATTGACGCCTCGTACGATAGCGTTTATCGCAGGATGCGGGAAAAGGCCCACCCGCGCCCGCGCCCGAGCAGCGCTCGAGGCGCACCCGATAAGCTCTACCCCATGAGCATCTCCCCGACCTTCAGAGAAGTGTTGGCCCAGCGTGTGATCGTCGCCGATGGAGCGATGGGCACGATGCTCCAGGCCCAGGACCCGACGATCGACGACTTCCACGGGCACGAGGGCTGCAACGAGGTGCTCAACGTCACCCGCCCCGACATCGTGCGCGGCGTGCACGACGCCTACTTCGCCGTCGGCGTCGACTGCGTGGAGACCAACACCTTCGGCGCCAACCTGGCCGCGCTCGGCGAGTACGACATCTCCGACCGTGTCTTCGAATACTCCGAGGCCGGCGCCAGGATCGCGCGCGAGGCCGCCGACCACTGGGCCACGCCCGACCAGCCGCGCTTCGTGCTCGGTTCCATGGGCCCCGGCACCAAGCTGCCCACCCTCGGCCACCTGCCGTACGCGAGCCTGCGCGACGCCTACCGCGACAACGCGGCCGGCCTGATCGCCGGCGGCGCCGACGCGCTGATCATCGAGACGTGCCAGGACCTGCTGCAGGTCAAGGCGGCCGTCGTCGGCGCCAGGCGGGCCATCGAGGACGCCGGCCGCGACATCGTGATCATCGCGCAGGTGACTATCGAGACCAACGGCGCGATGCTGCTCGGCTCCGAGATCGGCGCGGCGCTCACCGCGATCGAGCCGCTCGGCGTCGACATCATCGGCCTCAACTGCGCGACGGGCCCGGCGGAGATGAGCGAGCACCTGCGCTACCTCGCCCGCCACTCCCGGCTCAAGCTGTCCTGCATGCCCAACGCCGGCCTGCCCGTGCTGACCGCCGACGGCGCGTACTACCCGCTGTCGGCAGGGGAGCTGGCCGAGGCCCACCGGACCTTCACCCGCGACTACGGCCTGTCCCTGGTCGGCGGCTGCTGCGGCACCACGCCCGAGCACCTGCGCCAGGTCGTCGAGGGCGTGCGCGGCAAGGAGCCCGCCCAGCGCCGC
This window encodes:
- a CDS encoding universal stress protein; this encodes MAYRTVLVGTDGSASSFRAVTAAASLAAATGATLVLACAYLPMRESTRAAAADRLGELAYKVSGSTPADDALRAAREHAVAAGAPEVLLAAEQGEAVDVLVSLASRHGADLLVVGNRGLNSLAGRLLGSVPSGVTHRASCDVLIVHTTAGGR